The following are encoded in a window of Verrucomicrobiota bacterium genomic DNA:
- a CDS encoding GlsB/YeaQ/YmgE family stress response membrane protein yields the protein MTIGEIIIWIIVGGFAGTLAGRVVTLKREGLGRWLNLLVGMAGAVIGGLLFRLLRIDLGLGQLKVTFEDLIAAFLGSLLVIFAWRLLEKARRKSPGNRRPRR from the coding sequence ATGACCATTGGTGAAATCATCATCTGGATAATCGTCGGCGGTTTTGCGGGAACGCTCGCCGGGCGAGTGGTTACGTTGAAAAGGGAAGGCTTGGGCCGCTGGTTGAACCTCCTCGTCGGCATGGCCGGCGCAGTGATCGGCGGCCTGCTGTTCAGGCTGTTGAGAATTGATCTCGGGCTCGGGCAGCTGAAGGTGACGTTCGAGGACCTCATCGCCGCCTTTCTCGGATCGCTTCTCGTGATCTTCGCCTGGCGGCTCCTGGAAAAAGCCAGAAGAAAAAGCCCGGGAAATCGCCGTCCCAGGCGTTGA
- a CDS encoding NAD-glutamate dehydrogenase produces the protein VNGRELRCKVVAEGGNLGFTQLGRVEYALNGGRINTDAIDNSAGVDCSDHEVNIKILLNSVVAEGGMSVEQRNQLLAEMTGEVGALVLRDNYFQTQSLSVRERMLLDAQARFIKDLEKTGKLNRAIEFLPSDEELAARKAARTGLTSPERAVLLAYSKIMLYDALLASKVPDDPYVSTALVRYFPAPLHERYREHMERHPLKREIIATHVTNEMTNRVGSTFVHRMQEETGARIPDVVRAYLLTREVFDFDSFWKAVEALDSKVPDAVQTGMLIASERLMVRATLWFLRYRDLRDDIAKTAGHFAPGVKALAASLDRFLAADESAGLAQAAERLTQNKVPNDLARRLVRFEPLYSALDITEVAMQTKRSVEDAAGIYFAVGGRLNFSWLHKQIGSLPADSHWHALAKAALRDELSGLQSQLTGAVSKLSPHANVPDALVRQWEAENKSALERSRQVLADLQGTGKLDLSMLSIALRELRNLALQRP, from the coding sequence GGTGAACGGCAGGGAACTTCGCTGCAAGGTGGTCGCGGAAGGCGGCAACCTCGGATTCACCCAGCTCGGGCGCGTCGAATACGCGCTTAACGGCGGCAGGATCAACACCGACGCGATTGATAACTCCGCCGGGGTCGACTGCTCGGACCACGAGGTTAACATCAAGATCCTGCTCAATTCAGTGGTCGCCGAAGGGGGCATGAGCGTCGAGCAACGCAATCAACTGCTCGCTGAAATGACCGGCGAAGTCGGCGCGCTGGTTCTGCGCGACAATTATTTCCAGACCCAATCGTTGAGCGTGCGCGAAAGGATGCTGTTGGACGCCCAGGCGCGTTTTATCAAAGACCTGGAAAAGACCGGTAAACTCAATCGTGCGATCGAATTTCTGCCGTCCGACGAGGAGTTAGCTGCGCGCAAGGCAGCCAGGACCGGCCTGACCTCGCCGGAACGCGCGGTGTTGCTCGCCTACAGCAAAATCATGCTCTATGATGCGCTGCTCGCCTCCAAAGTGCCGGACGATCCGTACGTCTCCACCGCGCTGGTGCGCTACTTTCCTGCGCCGCTGCACGAGCGCTATCGCGAGCACATGGAGCGTCACCCGCTCAAGCGCGAAATCATCGCGACCCACGTCACCAACGAAATGACTAACCGGGTCGGCAGCACCTTCGTGCACCGCATGCAGGAGGAAACCGGCGCGAGGATCCCGGACGTGGTGCGCGCCTACCTGCTCACGCGTGAGGTATTCGACTTTGATTCCTTTTGGAAGGCAGTCGAAGCTCTCGACAGCAAAGTCCCGGATGCGGTGCAGACCGGCATGCTGATCGCCTCGGAAAGGCTGATGGTACGCGCAACCCTCTGGTTTCTTCGCTATCGGGATTTGAGAGATGACATCGCGAAAACCGCGGGCCATTTCGCCCCCGGGGTTAAGGCCCTCGCCGCGAGCCTTGACCGGTTTTTGGCTGCTGACGAGAGCGCCGGCCTTGCGCAGGCAGCCGAACGCCTGACTCAAAACAAGGTTCCGAACGATCTCGCCAGGCGCTTGGTGAGGTTCGAACCGCTTTATTCGGCACTCGATATTACTGAGGTCGCAATGCAAACAAAGCGCAGCGTCGAGGACGCGGCGGGCATCTATTTTGCCGTGGGCGGGAGACTCAATTTTTCCTGGCTCCACAAGCAGATCGGCAGCCTGCCTGCGGATTCTCACTGGCACGCGCTCGCCAAGGCCGCGCTCAGAGACGAGCTTTCCGGCCTCCAGAGCCAGCTTACCGGCGCGGTTTCGAAACTCAGCCCCCACGCGAACGTGCCGGATGCGCTCGTCCGGCAATGGGAAGCGGAAAACAAGAGCGCCCTGGAACGCAGCCGGCAGGTGCTCGCCGATCTTCAAGGCACCGGCAAACTGGACTTGTCGATGTTGTCCATCGCGCTGCGGGAGCTGAGAAATCTGGCGCTGCAACGCCCGTAA